From one Enterococcus sp. DIV2402 genomic stretch:
- the rplR gene encoding 50S ribosomal protein L18: protein MITKPDKNKTRQKRHKRVRNKISGTAECPRLNVFRSNKNIYAQVIDDVAGVTLASASALDKEISGGTKVEQAQAVGKLVAERAAAKGIKEVVFDRGGYLYHGRVAALAEAARENGLEF, encoded by the coding sequence GTGATTACAAAACCAGATAAAAATAAAACACGTCAAAAAAGACATAAACGTGTACGTAACAAAATCTCTGGTACTGCTGAGTGCCCACGCTTGAACGTTTTCCGTTCTAACAAAAACATCTACGCGCAAGTAATTGATGACGTAGCGGGTGTGACGCTAGCAAGTGCCTCTGCCTTGGATAAAGAAATTTCAGGTGGAACAAAAGTTGAACAAGCACAAGCTGTTGGTAAATTAGTAGCAGAACGTGCAGCAGCAAAAGGTATTAAAGAAGTAGTCTTTGACCGTGGTGGATACCTTTACCATGGCCGTGTAGCAGCTTTAGCTGAAGCAGCTCGCGAAAATGGACTAGAATTTTAG
- the rplO gene encoding 50S ribosomal protein L15, whose amino-acid sequence MKLHELKSAEGSRHVRNRVGRGTSSGNGKTAGRGQKGQKARSGGGVRLGFEGGQTPLFRRLPKRGFTNVNRKEYAVINLDLLNRFEDGTEVTPVTLVEAGLVKNEKAGIKVLGNGELTKKLTVKAAKFSKAAEEAIVAAGGSIEVI is encoded by the coding sequence ATGAAACTTCATGAATTAAAATCTGCAGAAGGATCACGTCACGTGCGTAACCGTGTAGGTCGTGGTACATCATCTGGTAATGGTAAAACAGCTGGACGTGGACAAAAAGGTCAAAAAGCTCGTTCAGGTGGTGGAGTTCGTCTAGGTTTTGAGGGGGGACAAACACCATTGTTCCGTCGCTTACCAAAACGCGGATTCACTAATGTTAACCGTAAAGAATATGCAGTAATTAACCTTGACCTTCTAAATCGCTTTGAAGACGGAACTGAAGTAACTCCTGTAACTTTAGTTGAAGCTGGATTAGTTAAAAACGAAAAAGCTGGAATCAAAGTGTTAGGAAACGGTGAATTAACTAAGAAATTAACTGTTAAAGCAGCTAAATTCTCTAAAGCAGCTGAAGAAGCAATCGTTGCTGCTGGTGGATCAATCGAGGTGATCTAA
- the rplN gene encoding 50S ribosomal protein L14, which translates to MIQQESRLRVADNSGAREILTIKVLGGSGRKTANIGDVIVATVKQATPGGVVKKGDVVKAVIVRTKSGARRADGSYIKFDENAAVIIRDDKSPRGTRIFGPVARELREGNFMKIVSLAPEVL; encoded by the coding sequence GTGATCCAACAAGAAAGTCGTTTAAGAGTCGCTGACAACTCAGGCGCACGCGAAATTCTAACGATCAAAGTCCTTGGTGGCTCAGGTCGTAAAACTGCCAATATCGGTGACGTAATTGTTGCTACGGTTAAACAAGCAACGCCAGGTGGAGTTGTTAAAAAAGGTGACGTAGTTAAAGCAGTTATTGTTCGTACGAAATCAGGCGCTCGTCGTGCAGACGGTTCTTACATTAAATTTGATGAAAATGCTGCGGTTATTATCCGTGACGATAAGAGCCCACGTGGAACTCGTATCTTCGGTCCAGTTGCTCGTGAACTACGCGAAGGCAACTTCATGAAGATCGTTTCCCTAGCACCAGAAGTATTATAA
- the rpsQ gene encoding 30S ribosomal protein S17: protein MTEERNQRKVYQGRVVSDKMDKTITVVVETKKNHPIYGKRMKYSKKYKAHDENNEAKVGDIVKVMETRPLSATKRFRLVEIVEKAVII, encoded by the coding sequence ATGACTGAAGAAAGAAATCAACGCAAAGTTTATCAAGGTCGCGTGGTATCCGACAAAATGGATAAAACAATTACAGTAGTAGTTGAAACTAAGAAAAACCACCCTATCTACGGTAAACGCATGAAATATTCTAAGAAATACAAAGCACACGATGAAAACAACGAAGCAAAAGTTGGCGATATCGTGAAAGTTATGGAAACTCGTCCATTATCAGCTACGAAACGTTTCCGTCTAGTAGAGATTGTTGAAAAGGCAGTGATTATTTAA
- the rpmC gene encoding 50S ribosomal protein L29, with protein sequence MKVKEIRELTTAEMLDQEKQLKEELFNLRFQLATGQLENTARIQEVRKSIARIKTVLREQAK encoded by the coding sequence ATGAAGGTTAAAGAAATCAGAGAATTAACCACTGCCGAAATGCTAGATCAAGAAAAACAATTAAAAGAAGAATTGTTTAACTTAAGATTCCAATTAGCTACAGGTCAACTAGAAAACACTGCACGTATCCAAGAAGTACGTAAATCGATTGCACGCATCAAAACAGTTTTGCGTGAACAAGCAAAGTAA
- the rplX gene encoding 50S ribosomal protein L24, with protein MFVKKGDKVKVITGKDKNKEGIVLEALPKKDKVVVEGVNIMKKHQKPSQAAPQGGIVEVEAPIHVSNVMVIDPSNGEATRVSYKEVDGKKVRVSKKTGEVIDK; from the coding sequence ATGTTTGTTAAAAAAGGCGATAAAGTTAAAGTTATCACTGGTAAAGACAAAAACAAAGAAGGTATTGTATTAGAAGCTTTACCTAAAAAAGATAAAGTCGTTGTTGAAGGTGTTAACATCATGAAAAAACACCAAAAACCTTCTCAAGCTGCTCCTCAAGGCGGAATCGTTGAAGTTGAAGCGCCAATTCATGTTTCTAACGTGATGGTGATTGATCCATCTAACGGTGAAGCTACACGTGTTAGCTACAAAGAAGTTGACGGCAAAAAAGTCCGTGTTTCTAAGAAAACCGGAGAAGTTATCGATAAATAA
- the rpsK gene encoding 30S ribosomal protein S11 codes for MAAKKVSRKRRVKKNIEAGIAHIHSTFNNTIVMITDTHGNALAWSSAGALGFRGSRKSTPFAAQMAAETATKAAMEHGLRTVEVTVKGPGSGREAAIRSLQAAGLEVTAIRDVTPVPHNGCRPPKRRRV; via the coding sequence ATGGCAGCAAAAAAAGTGAGTCGTAAACGCCGTGTGAAAAAGAATATTGAAGCAGGTATCGCGCATATCCACTCAACATTCAACAATACAATTGTGATGATCACTGATACTCATGGTAACGCGTTAGCATGGTCGTCAGCTGGTGCATTAGGATTCAGAGGAAGCAGAAAATCAACACCTTTTGCAGCTCAAATGGCAGCAGAAACTGCAACAAAAGCAGCAATGGAACACGGATTAAGAACTGTAGAGGTAACTGTTAAAGGTCCTGGTTCAGGACGTGAAGCAGCAATTCGTTCATTACAAGCAGCAGGTTTGGAAGTGACTGCAATTCGTGACGTGACTCCAGTTCCTCATAATGGATGCCGCCCTCCAAAACGCCGTCGTGTTTAA
- the infA gene encoding translation initiation factor IF-1 produces MAKEDMIEVEGTVVETLPNAMFKVELENGHQVLATVSGKIRMHYIRILPGDKVTVELSPYDLNRGRITYRFK; encoded by the coding sequence GTGGCAAAAGAAGATATGATTGAAGTCGAAGGTACAGTCGTCGAAACTTTGCCGAATGCAATGTTTAAAGTCGAATTGGAAAATGGACACCAAGTTCTTGCTACTGTTTCTGGTAAAATTAGAATGCACTACATTCGCATCTTACCTGGAGACAAGGTGACAGTTGAACTATCACCGTACGACTTGAACCGTGGCCGTATTACTTATCGTTTTAAATAA
- the rplF gene encoding 50S ribosomal protein L6, with protein sequence MSRIGNKVVVLPAGVEVKQEGNDVTVKGPKGELTRTFSSDIKMNIEGNEVTFTRPNDSKEMKTIHGTTRANFNNMVVGVSEGFKKGLELIGVGYRAQLQGSKLVLNVGYSNPVEMNAPAGVTVEVPSNTSIVVSGTSKEMVGEFAANIRGVRPPEPYKGKGIRYVGEFVRRKEGKTGK encoded by the coding sequence GTGAGTCGTATCGGTAATAAAGTAGTCGTTCTTCCTGCTGGTGTTGAAGTCAAGCAAGAAGGAAATGACGTTACAGTTAAAGGACCTAAAGGTGAATTAACTCGTACTTTTTCTTCAGATATTAAAATGAATATCGAAGGAAACGAAGTAACTTTCACTCGTCCAAATGACAGCAAAGAAATGAAAACAATCCACGGAACAACTCGTGCAAACTTCAATAACATGGTTGTTGGCGTAAGCGAAGGTTTCAAAAAAGGATTAGAACTTATCGGGGTTGGGTACCGTGCTCAATTACAAGGTTCAAAACTTGTATTGAACGTTGGTTATTCAAATCCAGTAGAAATGAACGCACCAGCTGGAGTTACAGTTGAAGTTCCTTCTAATACTTCTATCGTTGTATCAGGAACAAGCAAAGAAATGGTTGGCGAATTTGCAGCTAACATTCGTGGCGTTCGTCCTCCAGAACCTTATAAAGGCAAAGGTATTCGCTATGTTGGTGAATTCGTACGCCGTAAAGAAGGTAAAACTGGTAAATAA
- the rpsH gene encoding 30S ribosomal protein S8 produces MVMTDPIADFLTRIRNANMVKHDVLEVPASKIKRDIAEILKKEGFIRDVEYIEDDKQGVIRVFLKYGKNGERVITNLKRISKPGLRAYVKADEVPRVLNGLGIAIISTSEGVITDKEARVKNVGGEVVAYVW; encoded by the coding sequence ATGGTCATGACAGATCCAATTGCAGATTTTCTAACTCGCATCCGTAATGCCAACATGGTAAAACACGATGTATTAGAAGTGCCTGCTTCAAAAATCAAACGTGACATCGCTGAAATCTTGAAAAAAGAAGGTTTCATCCGTGATGTTGAATATATCGAAGATGACAAACAAGGCGTGATCCGTGTTTTCCTAAAATATGGAAAAAATGGTGAACGTGTTATCACTAACTTGAAACGTATTTCTAAACCAGGTCTACGTGCTTATGTTAAAGCTGACGAAGTACCAAGAGTATTAAACGGTTTAGGTATTGCAATCATCTCAACTTCTGAAGGTGTTATCACTGATAAAGAAGCTCGAGTTAAAAATGTTGGCGGCGAAGTTGTCGCTTATGTATGGTAA
- the rpsE gene encoding 30S ribosomal protein S5, translated as MVYIDPKHLELEDRVVAINRVTKVVKGGRRLRFAALVVVGDKNGHVGFGTGKAQEVPEAIRKAVEDAKKNLIEVPMVGSSIPHEVIGVFGGGRILMKPAVEGSGVAAGGPVRAVLELAGVADITSKSLGSNTPINVVRATVEGLKQLKRAEEVAALRGKSVEELIG; from the coding sequence ATGGTTTATATTGATCCAAAACACTTGGAATTAGAAGACCGCGTTGTTGCGATTAACCGCGTAACAAAAGTTGTTAAAGGTGGACGTCGTTTACGTTTCGCAGCTTTAGTTGTTGTCGGTGACAAAAACGGACACGTAGGATTTGGTACTGGTAAAGCTCAAGAAGTTCCAGAAGCAATCCGTAAAGCAGTTGAAGACGCTAAGAAAAACTTAATTGAAGTACCAATGGTTGGTTCTTCAATCCCACACGAAGTTATCGGTGTATTCGGTGGCGGACGTATCTTAATGAAACCTGCTGTAGAAGGTTCTGGGGTAGCCGCTGGTGGACCTGTTCGTGCCGTATTGGAGTTAGCTGGGGTAGCTGATATCACATCTAAATCTCTAGGCTCAAACACTCCTATCAATGTTGTTCGCGCAACTGTTGAAGGATTAAAACAATTAAAACGCGCTGAAGAAGTGGCAGCACTTCGCGGTAAATCAGTTGAAGAATTAATCGGTTAA
- the rplE gene encoding 50S ribosomal protein L5 — protein MNRLKEKYTKEVVPSLMEKFEYSSVMQAPKVDKIVINMGVGDAVSNAKNLDKAVEELALISGQKPLITKAKKSIAGFRLREGMPIGCKVTLRGERMYEFLDKLVSVSLPRVRDFHGVSKKAFDGRGNYTLGIKEQLIFPEVDYDLVDKVRGMDIVIVTTANTDEESRELLTQLGMPFQK, from the coding sequence ATGAACCGCCTTAAAGAAAAGTATACAAAAGAAGTTGTTCCATCATTAATGGAAAAATTTGAATATAGTTCTGTAATGCAAGCACCAAAAGTTGACAAAATTGTTATCAACATGGGTGTGGGTGATGCAGTATCTAACGCTAAAAACTTAGATAAAGCTGTTGAAGAATTAGCATTAATCTCTGGTCAAAAACCATTGATTACTAAAGCTAAAAAATCAATCGCTGGCTTCCGCTTACGTGAAGGAATGCCAATCGGTTGTAAAGTTACTCTACGTGGAGAAAGAATGTACGAATTTTTAGATAAATTAGTATCAGTTTCATTACCACGTGTACGTGACTTCCATGGTGTAAGTAAAAAAGCGTTCGACGGACGTGGTAACTATACATTAGGTATCAAAGAACAATTAATCTTCCCAGAAGTTGATTACGATTTGGTAGACAAAGTACGTGGGATGGATATCGTTATTGTAACTACTGCCAACACAGATGAAGAATCTCGTGAATTGTTAACGCAATTAGGCATGCCATTCCAAAAATAA
- the rpmD gene encoding 50S ribosomal protein L30, whose product MAELKITLKRSVIGRPQNQRDTVKALGLGKVNSTVVKPANDAIKGMVNTVAHLVDVEEI is encoded by the coding sequence ATGGCTGAATTAAAAATTACTTTAAAACGCAGTGTTATCGGACGTCCTCAAAACCAACGCGATACTGTTAAAGCGTTAGGTCTAGGTAAAGTGAACAGTACTGTTGTTAAACCTGCTAATGATGCAATCAAAGGTATGGTTAACACTGTAGCTCATTTAGTGGACGTAGAAGAAATTTAA
- a CDS encoding adenylate kinase, whose amino-acid sequence MNLILMGLPGAGKGTQAERIIAEYNIPHISTGDMFRAAMANETALGLEAKSYMDKGELVPDEVTNGIVKERLAESDTDKGFLLDGFPRTLDQAEALDQMLKDLGKEIDAVIEIHVPEEILVDRLAGRYICRDCGATYHKVFNPTKVEGTCDRCGGHDFYQREDDKPETVKNRLAINVKSSEPILAYYKEKGLLQSIDGNREIDAVFADVKNIIE is encoded by the coding sequence ATGAACCTCATTTTAATGGGACTACCCGGTGCTGGGAAAGGCACTCAAGCAGAACGTATTATTGCTGAGTACAACATTCCGCATATTTCAACGGGCGACATGTTTCGTGCCGCAATGGCCAATGAAACAGCTCTTGGCCTGGAAGCAAAATCATACATGGACAAAGGTGAATTAGTACCTGATGAAGTGACAAACGGAATTGTAAAAGAACGTTTAGCTGAATCAGATACAGACAAAGGTTTCTTATTAGATGGTTTCCCTCGTACATTAGATCAAGCAGAAGCGCTAGATCAAATGTTGAAAGACCTTGGAAAAGAAATTGATGCCGTCATCGAAATTCATGTCCCTGAAGAAATTCTTGTTGATCGTCTAGCAGGACGCTATATTTGCCGTGATTGCGGTGCAACTTATCATAAAGTATTTAACCCTACAAAAGTAGAAGGTACTTGTGATCGTTGTGGCGGACATGACTTCTATCAACGAGAAGATGATAAGCCTGAGACGGTCAAAAATCGTCTAGCTATCAATGTGAAAAGTAGTGAACCAATCTTAGCATATTACAAAGAAAAAGGTTTATTGCAGTCAATTGATGGTAATCGTGAAATCGATGCTGTATTTGCAGATGTAAAAAATATCATCGAGTAA
- a CDS encoding type Z 30S ribosomal protein S14: MAKKSMIAKNKRPAKHSTQEYTRCERCGRPHSVYRKFKLCRICFRELAYKGQIPGVKKASW; this comes from the coding sequence GTGGCTAAAAAATCAATGATTGCTAAAAATAAACGCCCAGCAAAACACTCAACACAAGAATACACACGTTGCGAACGTTGCGGACGTCCACATTCAGTTTATCGTAAATTTAAACTTTGCCGTATTTGCTTCCGCGAACTTGCCTATAAAGGTCAAATTCCCGGCGTGAAGAAAGCTAGCTGGTAA
- the secY gene encoding preprotein translocase subunit SecY encodes MLKLLKDAFKVKDIRSRILFTIMILFVFRLGTHITVPGVDVTKLQAISSLPFLNMLDLVSGSAMQRFSIFSMGVSPYITASIIVQLMQMDIVPKFVEWSKQGEVGRKKLNQATRYLTLVLGFLQSMALTAGFQMWTQFGFLPTANAATYVLIGIILTTGTMFVTWLGEQITDKGIGNGVSMIIFAGIISRLPVDIKGLIEDYFINIDSSDLWKSIIFMVILVIAVLAIVTFVTYFQQAERKIPIQYTKRVAGAPTSSYLPLKVNAAGVIPVIFASSFITTPNAILQAFGSFQGEAWFDVVQTVFNYNTVPGAILYTTLIVGFTFFYAFVQVNPEKLAENLQKQGSYIPSVRPGKGTEEYVSKLLMRLSTVGALFLGLVALLPILAQMIWNLPQSIGLGGTSLLIVIGVALETAKQLEGLMLKRKYTGFIN; translated from the coding sequence ATGTTAAAACTTTTAAAGGATGCTTTTAAAGTAAAGGATATTAGATCAAGAATTTTATTCACTATTATGATTTTATTCGTCTTTCGTCTAGGTACACATATTACTGTGCCAGGCGTAGATGTTACTAAGTTGCAAGCTATCTCTAGCTTACCTTTCTTGAATATGCTTGATTTGGTAAGTGGTAGTGCCATGCAACGTTTCTCTATTTTTTCCATGGGGGTTTCGCCATATATCACTGCGTCAATTATCGTTCAATTGATGCAAATGGATATTGTACCGAAATTCGTTGAATGGTCAAAACAAGGGGAAGTGGGTCGTAAGAAATTGAATCAAGCAACACGCTATTTGACATTAGTCTTAGGATTTTTACAATCGATGGCGTTAACTGCAGGATTTCAAATGTGGACTCAGTTCGGATTTTTGCCAACTGCCAATGCAGCAACATATGTGCTAATTGGTATCATCTTAACTACAGGGACAATGTTTGTCACTTGGTTAGGAGAGCAAATTACGGACAAAGGAATTGGTAATGGTGTATCAATGATTATCTTTGCAGGTATCATTTCACGTTTACCAGTTGATATTAAAGGATTAATTGAAGACTACTTTATTAATATTGATTCGTCTGATTTATGGAAATCCATCATATTTATGGTGATTCTAGTGATTGCAGTCTTGGCAATTGTTACCTTTGTGACATATTTCCAACAAGCAGAACGTAAAATCCCGATTCAATATACCAAACGAGTAGCTGGCGCACCAACAAGCAGTTACCTTCCATTGAAAGTAAATGCTGCTGGGGTTATTCCAGTTATCTTCGCAAGCTCTTTTATCACAACACCAAATGCTATCTTACAAGCATTCGGTTCATTCCAAGGTGAAGCTTGGTTTGATGTAGTCCAAACGGTTTTTAATTATAATACTGTCCCTGGGGCAATTTTATATACAACATTAATCGTTGGATTCACGTTCTTCTATGCCTTTGTTCAGGTGAATCCGGAAAAATTAGCTGAAAACTTGCAAAAACAAGGTAGCTATATTCCAAGTGTTCGTCCAGGTAAAGGAACAGAAGAATACGTCTCAAAACTATTGATGCGTTTAAGTACTGTCGGGGCTCTATTCTTAGGACTCGTTGCATTATTGCCTATTTTGGCACAAATGATTTGGAACTTACCACAATCAATTGGTTTGGGAGGAACAAGTTTGTTAATCGTTATTGGTGTAGCCTTAGAAACTGCGAAACAGTTAGAAGGTCTAATGCTAAAACGTAAATATACTGGTTTCATCAATTAA
- the rpmJ gene encoding 50S ribosomal protein L36, with protein sequence MKVRPSVKPMCEHCKVIRRNGRVMVICPANPKHKQRQG encoded by the coding sequence ATGAAAGTAAGACCATCAGTAAAACCAATGTGTGAACATTGTAAAGTAATTCGTCGTAATGGGCGCGTTATGGTGATTTGCCCAGCAAATCCAAAACATAAACAACGTCAAGGATAA
- the rplP gene encoding 50S ribosomal protein L16, with protein MLVPKRVKHRREFRGKMRGEAKGGKEVAFGEYGLQAVESHWITNRQIEASRIAMTRYMKRGGKVWIKIFPHKSYTSKAIGVRMGKGKGAPEGWVAPVKRGKIMFEIAGVSEEVAREALRLASHKLPMKTKIVKREEMGGESNEG; from the coding sequence ATGTTAGTACCTAAACGTGTAAAACACCGTCGCGAATTCCGCGGAAAAATGCGTGGTGAAGCTAAAGGTGGTAAAGAAGTAGCTTTTGGTGAATACGGCTTACAAGCTGTTGAATCTCATTGGATTACAAACCGCCAAATCGAAGCTTCTCGTATCGCAATGACTCGTTACATGAAACGTGGCGGGAAAGTGTGGATTAAAATTTTCCCTCACAAATCTTATACAAGTAAAGCCATTGGGGTTCGTATGGGTAAAGGTAAAGGGGCTCCTGAAGGATGGGTAGCACCAGTTAAACGTGGAAAAATCATGTTTGAAATTGCTGGCGTATCTGAAGAAGTAGCTCGCGAAGCATTACGTCTTGCTTCACACAAATTACCAATGAAAACTAAAATCGTAAAACGTGAAGAAATGGGTGGTGAATCGAATGAAGGTTAA
- the rpsM gene encoding 30S ribosomal protein S13 — protein sequence MARIAGVDIPRDKRVVVSLTYIYGIGNTTAKQVLADAGVSEDVRVRDLTNEQTDAIRAEIDKLKVEGDLRREVNLNIKRLMEIGSYRGIRHRRGLPVRGQNTKNNARTRKGPSKTVAGKKK from the coding sequence ATGGCTCGTATTGCAGGAGTAGATATTCCTCGTGATAAACGTGTAGTCGTTTCTCTTACTTATATCTATGGTATTGGTAACACGACTGCGAAACAAGTTCTAGCAGATGCTGGCGTTTCTGAAGACGTTCGTGTTCGTGATTTAACGAATGAACAGACAGACGCTATCCGTGCGGAAATTGATAAATTAAAAGTTGAAGGTGACTTACGTCGTGAAGTTAACCTAAACATCAAACGTTTGATGGAAATCGGTTCATACCGTGGGATCCGTCATCGTCGTGGATTGCCAGTTCGTGGACAAAACACGAAAAACAATGCACGTACTCGTAAAGGCCCGTCTAAAACAGTAGCAGGCAAGAAAAAATAA